A section of the Bacteroidetes Order II. bacterium genome encodes:
- a CDS encoding NACHT domain-containing protein, whose protein sequence is MRKIILIFLDIFVGVVVLGVFVNILSDLDFPPKWFKVNGYYVWATFLPFILLWVYLRFLQDKLNAPSKKPKTLLDKAKAHYQKRTEQKLMKRLPVTLTLKPSTTGTDKAFAEKYFKQEKRDIKPEEWLETFDAHKKLLMIGKPGAGKTILLLDLALQLCQRAEQDDTQPVPVWLNVATWHENIADKEMKQGFLQRFGFNNAPNKALTDTLATKLPFVRWLGATLKHDPIFSLLPDELLSLLQQSKICLMLDGLDETAQAERASFLQALDKFCGEYPNVRYVLTSRVDEYEDVNENASVNAQLEVQPLTWRSIRASLQRAEQKDRPEAQNLIKAVEHNAASNQVVTTPYYLNLAMECYQFRSDVPKWMETQNPELLAAEIQEYFMEKQLGSDKILRHTLSWLAAQMQPRNKVTFELTDLQPTMLGTRKWVYGLIVGLIFGLIFGLIFGLIVGLIVGLIDAGMRTESLGSLQKPYTRLKASLWNEGLKWAFIFLIALPPAAYFQAQYKGSNLDFISWLWAMLQNPKQPLGFIGIPIVLLISNAFFQHLCLRVALWLAYRFPLRLVTVLARGVAAKLLEQDGGIWRFRHQNLRDAFAKMAADKTA, encoded by the coding sequence ATGCGTAAAATCATCCTCATATTTTTGGATATTTTTGTTGGCGTTGTCGTGCTTGGCGTATTCGTGAACATTCTTTCTGATTTGGATTTTCCTCCAAAATGGTTCAAAGTCAACGGATATTATGTTTGGGCTACGTTCTTACCTTTCATTCTACTTTGGGTTTATCTTCGTTTTTTGCAAGACAAACTAAATGCTCCTTCCAAGAAACCCAAAACGCTTTTAGACAAAGCCAAAGCCCATTACCAAAAACGCACCGAGCAGAAACTCATGAAGCGTTTGCCTGTAACGCTCACGCTTAAACCCAGCACCACAGGCACAGACAAAGCATTTGCCGAGAAGTATTTCAAACAAGAGAAGCGCGACATTAAGCCCGAAGAATGGTTAGAAACGTTTGATGCACACAAAAAACTGCTGATGATTGGCAAGCCCGGCGCAGGAAAAACGATCTTGCTCTTAGACTTGGCGCTACAATTATGCCAACGCGCTGAACAAGACGACACGCAACCCGTTCCTGTGTGGCTAAACGTGGCAACGTGGCACGAAAACATCGCCGATAAAGAGATGAAACAAGGCTTTTTGCAGCGTTTTGGGTTTAATAACGCACCGAACAAAGCCCTGACCGACACGCTTGCCACCAAGTTGCCCTTTGTGCGTTGGCTCGGCGCTACCTTGAAGCACGATCCCATTTTCAGCCTCTTGCCCGATGAACTGCTTTCGTTGCTTCAACAAAGCAAAATCTGCCTCATGTTAGACGGCTTAGACGAAACCGCCCAAGCAGAACGCGCCTCGTTTTTGCAAGCGTTGGATAAATTTTGCGGCGAATACCCCAATGTGCGCTATGTGCTGACTTCGCGTGTGGACGAATACGAAGATGTGAACGAAAACGCTTCGGTGAATGCCCAACTCGAAGTGCAACCGCTAACATGGCGCTCTATTCGTGCTTCGTTACAACGTGCCGAGCAAAAAGACCGCCCCGAAGCCCAAAACTTGATTAAGGCAGTGGAACACAACGCCGCGTCGAACCAGGTTGTTACCACGCCGTATTACTTGAACTTGGCAATGGAATGTTACCAATTTCGCAGCGACGTACCAAAATGGATGGAAACGCAAAACCCCGAACTTTTAGCCGCCGAGATACAAGAGTATTTCATGGAAAAGCAGTTGGGTAGCGACAAAATCTTGCGCCACACGCTTTCATGGCTTGCCGCACAGATGCAACCACGCAACAAGGTTACGTTTGAGCTGACGGACTTGCAACCCACGATGTTGGGAACGCGAAAATGGGTGTATGGGCTGATCGTCGGGCTGATCTTCGGGCTGATCTTCGGGCTGATCTTCGGGCTGATCGTCGGGCTGATCGTCGGGCTGATTGATGCAGGAATGCGAACCGAATCGTTAGGATCACTACAAAAACCTTATACACGCTTAAAGGCTTCGTTATGGAATGAAGGATTGAAATGGGCGTTTATCTTTTTAATTGCACTACCACCTGCTGCCTACTTCCAAGCACAATACAAAGGCTCAAATTTAGATTTTATTTCGTGGCTATGGGCAATGTTGCAAAACCCAAAACAACCGCTTGGCTTCATAGGTATTCCAATCGTTTTACTCATCTCAAACGCCTTCTTCCAGCATCTCTGCCTTCGGGTTGCGTTGTGGCTTGCGTATCGGTTTCCGCTTCGGTTGGTTACGGTGTTGGCGCGTGGCGTAGCGGCGAAGCTGTTGGAGCAAGACGGCGGCATTTGGCGGTTCAGGCATCAGAACTTGCGGGATGCGTTTGCGAAGATGGCTGCTGATAAAACGGCGTAG
- the tnpA gene encoding IS200/IS605 family transposase, protein MANTYTQLYIQFVFSVKGRQNLIKEAFRDELEKVMCGIVTHQKCKPLAIYCNPDHTHLFIGLHPTISPSKLMEQVKSGSSKWLNEKNYIQGKFSWQDGYGAFTYSKSHIDKVVKYILNQPEHHKKQSFKDEYLNLLEKFDVDYDAQYLFEWYE, encoded by the coding sequence ATGGCAAATACCTACACACAATTATACATTCAATTTGTTTTTTCCGTTAAAGGCAGACAAAACCTTATCAAAGAGGCATTTCGAGATGAATTAGAAAAAGTAATGTGTGGGATTGTAACCCATCAAAAATGTAAACCTCTTGCTATTTATTGCAATCCCGACCACACGCATCTTTTCATTGGGTTGCATCCAACGATTTCGCCCTCGAAGTTAATGGAGCAAGTGAAATCAGGTTCGTCTAAATGGCTAAACGAAAAAAATTACATACAAGGAAAATTCTCGTGGCAAGATGGATATGGCGCATTCACCTATTCTAAATCACACATTGACAAGGTTGTGAAATACATTTTGAATCAGCCCGAACATCACAAAAAACAATCCTTCAAGGATGAATATCTGAATTTGCTTGAAAAATTTGATGTGGATTATGACGCGCAATACCTGTTTGAATGGTACGAATAA
- a CDS encoding aminopeptidase P family protein: MFKYLAFYLLCASCVFAQNEIRYQTDFPPEEFAARWNKVYDKIGQNVAIIQSAAEPLDYRVFRQSNDFYYLCGLETPNSYLVLDGRSRRATLYLPHRDQGRERNEGKRLSAEDGAKVRELTGVFSVWPIEQLGRDWVWGNLVRQPMPAIFTPFSPAEIGNDARDQSLAAFANNSADPWDGRPSREGWFIERLQQRYPQLAVKDLSPILDEMRMIKSEREIALIRRASELAAHGIMEAMRSTEVGVYEYQLEAAARYMYQVNGARREGYSAIVGGGKNAWMGHYFHNDMPLKDGDLVLLDYAPDYKYYTSDITRMWPVNGKFSPEQRELYGFIIAYRDALLKQIRPNRTSNEIMDAAAAEMKTYIESRKWSKPHYEVAVRNALSFRGHLSHGVGMSVHDAANYRALPLQKGMVFSVDPMIWVPEELLYVRMEEVVVVTEKGVENFTAFMPTTIEEIEALMKETGIVQFRKALKN; the protein is encoded by the coding sequence ATGTTCAAATATCTTGCTTTCTACTTGCTTTGTGCTTCTTGCGTGTTTGCACAAAACGAAATTCGTTATCAAACGGATTTTCCGCCCGAAGAATTTGCTGCACGATGGAATAAGGTCTATGATAAAATTGGGCAGAACGTTGCGATCATTCAATCGGCTGCCGAGCCATTAGACTATCGCGTGTTTCGTCAATCGAATGATTTTTATTACCTATGTGGACTTGAAACGCCCAATTCGTACTTGGTTTTAGATGGTCGCTCGCGTCGCGCAACCTTGTATTTACCTCACCGCGATCAGGGACGAGAGCGTAATGAAGGCAAGCGACTTTCCGCAGAAGATGGCGCAAAAGTGCGCGAATTGACGGGCGTTTTCTCAGTCTGGCCCATTGAGCAATTGGGGCGCGACTGGGTTTGGGGCAACTTGGTTCGACAACCGATGCCCGCGATTTTCACCCCATTCAGCCCTGCCGAAATTGGCAACGATGCCCGCGACCAATCTTTGGCGGCTTTTGCCAACAACAGCGCCGATCCTTGGGATGGCCGCCCTTCTCGTGAAGGTTGGTTCATTGAGCGCTTGCAACAACGTTATCCGCAGTTGGCGGTGAAAGACCTTTCGCCGATCCTTGACGAAATGCGCATGATAAAATCTGAGCGCGAAATTGCCCTTATCCGCCGTGCTTCTGAATTGGCGGCTCATGGCATTATGGAAGCGATGCGCTCTACGGAAGTGGGCGTGTATGAGTATCAGCTTGAGGCGGCGGCGCGGTATATGTATCAAGTCAATGGTGCGCGGCGCGAAGGCTATTCCGCTATCGTCGGCGGGGGCAAAAATGCGTGGATGGGGCATTATTTCCACAATGATATGCCGCTCAAAGATGGCGACTTGGTGCTACTGGATTATGCGCCTGATTATAAATATTACACTTCCGACATCACCCGAATGTGGCCCGTCAATGGCAAATTTAGCCCCGAACAGCGCGAATTGTATGGTTTTATTATTGCGTATCGAGATGCCCTTTTGAAGCAGATTAGACCGAATCGTACCAGCAATGAAATCATGGATGCGGCGGCGGCAGAAATGAAAACGTACATCGAATCGCGGAAATGGTCGAAGCCCCATTATGAAGTAGCCGTTCGTAATGCGCTTTCGTTTCGTGGACATTTGTCGCATGGGGTGGGCATGAGCGTTCACGATGCAGCGAATTATCGGGCGCTTCCGCTTCAAAAAGGCATGGTGTTCTCGGTGGATCCGATGATTTGGGTTCCCGAAGAGCTGCTCTATGTGCGCATGGAAGAGGTGGTGGTCGTTACCGAAAAGGGGGTAGAAAACTTCACGGCTTTCATGCCAACAACGATTGAGGAGATCGAAGCGCTGATGAAAGAAACGGGTATTGTGCAGTTTAGAAAAGCACTCAAAAACTAA
- a CDS encoding M1 family metallopeptidase, giving the protein MQNLIFSPCLKANVQTKHRTNIFLVANIFSVLSIFVSSISAQPKALFEATPFPEKTRNYDVLHYKIDLRLDFAQEAFFGETTVSFRALQDGLKKIELDAETFRVKDVRDFQGKALKFEYAPSLRHRQGGLQIELGKSLKYDEKAAVTIRYEAIGVKPDPTKFGMSADYDLGLTFKKATESRNVLANTLSFPEGARHWFPCNDTPNDKASQELIAHIPASMKALSNGKLISNTVKNGVRSVHWKQEKPHSTYLSVLVVGDYAVLHEQYKKVSLGYWVYPKEVPNAMRSFHQTPSIMAFMEELFGTAFPWDKNDQITIPGIGGGAESTGATVLGESTIHDERADPDFPSHWLVAHEAAHQWFGNLITARDWSETWLNESFATFAENDYIRHSLGEKEGQKYRMDKWNGYLQETNTKYTRPMRYRGFTMPNEHFDRHTYHKGSIVLHYLRAVMGKDAFTRSLALFLKRHAFQPATTEDLKDAIKDATGQNLDWFFNQWIDRAGHPSITVNYEWNEAERVVQLNVLQTQTLSEAVPLFNIKTQVELVFSNETIRVPFEAQSLKTGISYRIKPEHIGKPRIRFDPDMTLPAEVQYDVSEVEWRKILQDGNVRDQLLAVAYFGKDLEKYASLLQETAQKAPFWAIRQAATQVFVNASDPNRFADFFRAQLNDAHSRVRVSAVRGLAATKQTTHAPTLRTLFTNDKSYLVQAEALRALGACGNPSDISLLEAARTMASPRNVLQTAADEALRVLRKP; this is encoded by the coding sequence ATGCAAAACTTGATTTTCAGCCCTTGTTTAAAAGCAAACGTCCAAACGAAGCATCGCACCAACATTTTCCTCGTTGCGAATATTTTTTCTGTTTTATCTATCTTCGTTTCCTCAATTTCTGCACAGCCCAAAGCGTTGTTTGAGGCAACGCCGTTTCCCGAAAAAACGCGCAATTATGATGTGCTGCATTATAAAATTGACCTCCGCTTGGATTTTGCACAAGAGGCCTTTTTCGGAGAAACAACGGTTTCTTTTCGCGCTTTACAAGACGGTCTGAAGAAAATCGAATTGGATGCAGAAACCTTTAGGGTTAAGGATGTACGCGACTTTCAGGGGAAAGCACTGAAATTTGAGTATGCGCCAAGTCTGCGACATCGGCAAGGCGGCTTGCAAATTGAATTGGGTAAATCGTTGAAATATGACGAAAAAGCTGCCGTTACGATTCGATACGAAGCCATTGGCGTAAAGCCTGATCCTACTAAGTTTGGCATGTCGGCAGATTATGATTTAGGCTTGACCTTTAAAAAAGCGACGGAATCGCGCAACGTTTTGGCCAATACGCTCTCTTTTCCCGAAGGTGCGCGGCATTGGTTTCCTTGTAATGACACGCCCAACGACAAAGCAAGTCAGGAACTCATCGCGCACATTCCTGCTTCCATGAAGGCACTCTCGAATGGGAAACTAATATCCAACACGGTAAAAAATGGCGTTCGCTCGGTACATTGGAAGCAAGAAAAGCCCCATTCTACCTATCTTTCTGTGCTGGTGGTGGGCGATTATGCGGTTTTGCACGAGCAGTATAAAAAGGTGTCGCTTGGGTATTGGGTGTATCCCAAAGAGGTCCCAAATGCGATGCGCTCGTTCCATCAAACACCAAGCATCATGGCGTTTATGGAAGAACTTTTTGGTACCGCATTTCCTTGGGATAAAAACGATCAGATCACGATTCCAGGCATCGGCGGTGGGGCGGAAAGCACAGGTGCAACGGTTCTGGGCGAAAGTACGATCCACGATGAACGTGCCGATCCCGATTTTCCCAGCCATTGGCTGGTCGCACACGAAGCCGCGCATCAATGGTTCGGCAATCTCATCACCGCACGCGATTGGTCGGAAACATGGCTCAACGAAAGTTTTGCGACCTTTGCCGAAAATGATTATATCCGTCATTCACTTGGCGAAAAAGAAGGGCAAAAATACCGCATGGACAAATGGAATGGCTATTTGCAAGAAACAAATACGAAATATACGCGCCCCATGCGCTATCGCGGATTTACCATGCCCAACGAGCATTTTGACCGCCACACCTATCACAAAGGCTCAATCGTCTTGCATTATTTGCGTGCTGTCATGGGAAAAGACGCTTTCACCCGATCTTTGGCACTTTTTTTAAAACGCCACGCCTTCCAACCTGCAACGACAGAAGACTTGAAAGATGCCATTAAAGATGCAACAGGGCAAAATCTCGATTGGTTTTTCAATCAATGGATTGACCGTGCAGGACATCCGAGTATTACGGTAAACTATGAATGGAACGAGGCGGAAAGGGTCGTGCAGTTAAATGTGTTACAAACACAAACGCTTTCGGAAGCCGTTCCGCTGTTCAATATCAAAACACAAGTCGAACTCGTTTTTTCCAATGAAACCATCCGCGTTCCTTTCGAGGCGCAAAGTTTGAAAACGGGTATTTCTTATCGCATCAAACCTGAACATATTGGTAAACCACGCATCCGATTCGATCCTGACATGACGCTGCCAGCAGAAGTGCAATATGATGTATCCGAAGTTGAATGGCGCAAGATCCTTCAAGACGGAAATGTGCGCGACCAGCTTTTGGCGGTTGCATATTTTGGGAAAGACCTTGAAAAATATGCTTCGTTGTTACAAGAAACTGCGCAAAAAGCTCCGTTTTGGGCAATACGCCAAGCGGCAACCCAGGTTTTTGTGAATGCCTCCGATCCCAATCGCTTTGCTGATTTCTTCCGCGCACAACTGAACGATGCGCATTCACGGGTTCGTGTTTCGGCGGTTCGGGGACTTGCCGCAACCAAGCAAACGACGCATGCACCAACCCTCCGCACCCTTTTTACCAACGACAAGAGCTATTTGGTACAAGCTGAAGCACTTCGTGCCTTGGGCGCTTGCGGCAACCCATCGGATATTTCATTGTTGGAAGCGGCGCGAACAATGGCTTCGCCGCGCAATGTACTTCAAACTGCCGCCGATGAAGCGCTTCGGGTATTGCGCAAGCCTTAG
- a CDS encoding pentapeptide repeat-containing protein produces MIISIGQDKKKIGEHGKNVLQGILNNLDDLADFKFGSFLREAYKDIKDKTPEQQAFLWLQSALIEAWIECLEQYHRDYALDVSLYRKEGILDVLQESFEINEEFYQKPDEQPFVKAAQRSFEAWLKREAMAARLKEKYVLQYPTFVAKALYTALQATPSQSAFIDQALNDKFFPYQKRVLRWREQQQTWKQLYETADAFGKEFALKEAYIMPRFVLFAGKQPHEWGSMGEDEMEEAWKNKQGFPDNPRLQQEWRRKRTKQYQFTAPCDNPENHDIHKFLRAFAQGKIRNLNLSKIDKEAQNARLLLLLGHPGQGKSSCCLRFMHDLAQDESTETKPLYFVKLRNLEAQDTFWGSPLHSLKTWFAQKHRLDDADFEFKEHGILILDGFDELYMQQGRGDTDVKSFLDVLSAQLKGEEYRTLRVLLTSRTMYVPLHQLEHLKTDVLVAHLADLSFEEQKNYVATYQNATQKTALPLAEFLNNTDDDDDLYQNVCELLSQPLLLQMVAMSEMAIMTGMNRATLYEELFDKLIQKSIEREQPKIDSKGKSRLGSLTPRKEADQQIARSFLRDMAYFIFLNRHEYIRHTDFDDTEGLLRKSANTFAKAIGRESFKDLEADLRSLFSAFYFVQVPTSDKDKVAEAKEAQYAIEFLHKSLWEYLAAERLFTRMCRILTFKDEEANFYDAKTVLAKLHELLAYKWLSPEIVQYFHDICHRYANNPNHDKDRHKIRQRLTELLPKLIRRDFVSALTDDGLPPIEAALNTFYAVWILGTNLLSEQEKQTWDRVVDAEMETYEKSETAKKERAELNKLRYWDSAKKREVIEKYRAPLYQRIEAKRLEQKLDVLINCQEGERNKVSILLFALRHQHLQFSQQKLGDLDTWQFSFAYQNWKNANWAGANLESANLVSANLYRANLESANLVSANLVSANLVSANLVSANLVSANLDSANLYRANLDRANLDRANLVSANLVSANLDSANLDRANLVSANLVSANLKGADLSFADLRHSTWNRDVQFGEGLWEDEETRGMETAQWEGATFEGQAVQSWAEMKALLVAHGCLKE; encoded by the coding sequence ATGATAATATCCATTGGACAAGACAAGAAAAAAATAGGTGAACACGGAAAAAACGTGTTACAAGGCATATTGAACAATTTAGATGACCTTGCCGACTTCAAATTTGGTAGCTTTTTGCGGGAGGCTTATAAGGACATTAAAGACAAAACACCCGAACAACAGGCTTTTTTATGGCTACAATCTGCGTTAATCGAGGCGTGGATTGAATGTTTGGAACAATATCATCGTGATTATGCACTAGATGTGTCCTTGTACCGAAAAGAAGGCATTCTGGATGTGTTACAAGAAAGCTTCGAGATAAACGAAGAGTTTTACCAAAAACCCGATGAGCAGCCTTTTGTGAAAGCCGCGCAACGTAGTTTTGAAGCATGGTTGAAAAGGGAAGCGATGGCAGCCCGTTTGAAGGAAAAGTATGTATTGCAATATCCCACCTTCGTAGCCAAAGCGTTGTACACCGCCTTACAAGCAACGCCAAGCCAAAGCGCGTTTATTGATCAAGCGCTGAACGATAAGTTTTTTCCGTATCAAAAGCGTGTGCTGCGCTGGCGCGAGCAACAACAAACGTGGAAGCAGCTCTACGAAACCGCAGATGCCTTTGGGAAAGAATTTGCGCTGAAAGAGGCGTACATCATGCCCCGTTTTGTGCTATTTGCAGGGAAACAGCCACATGAATGGGGTTCGATGGGTGAAGATGAAATGGAAGAAGCATGGAAAAACAAGCAAGGCTTTCCCGACAACCCACGCTTACAACAAGAATGGCGGCGAAAACGCACCAAGCAATATCAATTTACAGCACCTTGCGACAACCCTGAAAACCATGATATACATAAGTTCCTACGCGCTTTTGCACAAGGAAAAATACGCAACCTGAACTTATCGAAGATAGATAAAGAAGCCCAAAATGCACGGCTTCTGCTCTTGCTCGGTCATCCCGGACAAGGCAAAAGTTCCTGCTGTTTACGCTTTATGCACGACTTGGCGCAAGACGAAAGCACCGAAACGAAGCCGTTATACTTTGTGAAATTGCGCAATCTTGAAGCACAAGACACATTCTGGGGAAGCCCTTTGCATAGCTTAAAGACCTGGTTTGCCCAAAAACACCGCCTCGATGATGCCGATTTTGAATTTAAGGAACATGGTATCTTGATTTTGGACGGCTTCGACGAGTTGTATATGCAGCAAGGGCGCGGCGATACCGATGTTAAAAGTTTCTTGGACGTATTGAGCGCACAGTTGAAAGGCGAAGAATACCGCACCTTGCGCGTTTTGCTCACCAGCCGCACCATGTATGTTCCTTTGCACCAACTTGAACACCTTAAAACCGATGTCTTGGTCGCGCATTTAGCAGATTTGAGCTTTGAGGAACAGAAAAACTATGTGGCAACGTACCAAAACGCTACACAAAAAACAGCCTTGCCCTTAGCGGAGTTTTTGAATAATACTGATGATGATGACGACCTCTACCAAAATGTGTGCGAATTGCTGTCTCAACCGCTTTTGTTGCAAATGGTCGCCATGTCTGAAATGGCCATTATGACAGGCATGAACCGTGCTACCTTGTACGAAGAATTGTTTGATAAACTCATTCAAAAAAGCATTGAGCGCGAACAACCCAAGATAGACAGTAAAGGCAAAAGCCGCTTAGGATCGCTTACGCCCCGAAAAGAAGCCGATCAGCAGATTGCGCGAAGTTTCTTGCGGGATATGGCCTATTTCATCTTCCTAAACCGCCACGAATACATCCGCCATACCGATTTTGATGATACCGAAGGGCTTTTGCGTAAAAGTGCCAATACCTTTGCCAAGGCCATTGGGCGCGAAAGCTTCAAGGACTTAGAAGCCGATTTACGAAGCCTGTTCTCGGCATTCTATTTTGTGCAAGTGCCAACCTCAGACAAAGATAAAGTTGCCGAAGCCAAAGAAGCACAATATGCCATTGAGTTTTTGCACAAGTCGCTTTGGGAATATTTGGCTGCGGAACGGCTTTTTACACGGATGTGCCGTATTTTGACCTTCAAAGATGAGGAAGCGAATTTTTATGATGCCAAAACCGTCTTGGCAAAACTGCACGAACTCCTTGCTTACAAATGGCTCTCGCCCGAAATTGTGCAGTACTTTCACGACATTTGCCACCGATACGCCAATAACCCCAACCACGACAAAGACCGCCACAAAATACGCCAGCGCCTCACCGAGCTATTGCCCAAACTGATCCGCCGCGACTTCGTTTCTGCCTTGACCGATGACGGCTTGCCACCCATCGAAGCGGCATTGAATACGTTTTATGCGGTTTGGATTTTGGGTACGAATTTGCTTTCCGAGCAAGAGAAACAAACCTGGGATAGGGTTGTGGATGCGGAAATGGAAACGTATGAAAAAAGCGAAACCGCAAAAAAAGAACGCGCTGAATTGAATAAATTAAGGTATTGGGATTCGGCTAAAAAACGCGAAGTGATAGAGAAATATCGTGCGCCTTTGTACCAACGCATCGAAGCAAAACGCTTGGAACAAAAATTGGATGTTTTAATAAATTGCCAAGAAGGGGAACGCAACAAAGTTTCGATTTTATTATTTGCCTTACGCCATCAACACCTCCAATTTAGCCAACAAAAATTGGGTGATTTAGACACTTGGCAGTTTTCATTTGCCTATCAAAATTGGAAAAATGCGAATTGGGCGGGCGCAAATCTTGAAAGCGCAAATCTTGTAAGCGCAAATCTTTATCGCGCAAATCTTGAAAGCGCAAATCTTGTAAGCGCAAATCTTGTAAGCGCAAATCTTGTAAGCGCAAATCTTGTAAGCGCAAATCTTGTAAGCGCAAATCTTGATAGCGCAAATCTTTATCGCGCAAATCTTGATCGCGCAAATCTTGATCGCGCAAATCTTGTAAGCGCAAATCTTGTAAGCGCAAATCTTGATAGCGCAAATCTTGATCGCGCAAATCTTGTAAGCGCAAATCTTGTAAGCGCAAATCTAAAAGGGGCAGATTTATCTTTTGCCGATTTGCGCCATTCAACATGGAATCGAGACGTACAGTTTGGAGAAGGGTTATGGGAGGATGAAGAAACACGCGGCATGGAAACGGCGCAATGGGAAGGGGCGACTTTCGAGGGGCAAGCAGTGCAGTCGTGGGCGGAGATGAAAGCGCTCTTGGTGGCGCATGGTTGCTTGAAGGAATGA
- a CDS encoding NAD(P)/FAD-dependent oxidoreductase: MTHPDILVIGGGAAGFFAAIQATTSNPNANVCILERAPYVLGKVRISGGGRCNVTHHCFDPSALIRHYPRGGKALIGPFNRFNPKHTVAWFAERGIALKTEADGRMFPVSDSSETIIQCLTEAAKKAGVVVKTKCGLRKLMPLNMAGWRVITSDGQVINTPKILVATGSNAAIWQQLADLGHTIEPPVPSLFTFNTRDTRLAGLAGVSVPHATIRVVGTKLQAEGPLLVTHWGLSGPSILRLSAWGARLLNEAHYRFTIEINFTGKATESEALSLFEQQRTLHPRKNMGTIPLWGLPTRLWQSLTEAAQCGVIRWADVSKKHLQHLAQQCVRATFEVAGKSTNKDEFVTCGGVRLSEVDFRTMESKRFSGLYFAGEVLDVDALTGGFNFQHAWTSGYIAGSAMTSPS; encoded by the coding sequence ATGACTCACCCCGATATTTTGGTCATTGGCGGTGGAGCCGCTGGCTTCTTTGCGGCCATTCAAGCAACGACGTCTAACCCCAACGCAAACGTTTGCATATTGGAACGTGCGCCCTATGTTTTGGGCAAAGTACGGATTTCCGGTGGCGGGCGATGCAACGTAACCCATCACTGTTTTGATCCCAGCGCCCTGATCCGTCATTATCCTCGTGGTGGAAAAGCACTGATTGGCCCGTTTAACCGCTTTAATCCAAAACATACCGTGGCGTGGTTTGCCGAGCGTGGCATTGCCCTCAAAACCGAGGCCGATGGGCGCATGTTTCCCGTTTCCGACTCTTCCGAGACCATTATCCAATGCTTGACCGAGGCCGCAAAAAAGGCGGGCGTGGTGGTAAAAACCAAATGTGGACTCCGCAAGCTTATGCCTTTGAATATGGCTGGCTGGCGGGTGATCACTTCCGACGGGCAAGTTATTAATACCCCAAAAATTTTGGTGGCCACAGGGAGCAATGCGGCTATTTGGCAACAATTAGCCGACTTGGGGCACACCATCGAGCCACCGGTTCCGTCTTTGTTCACCTTTAATACCCGCGATACACGATTGGCGGGTTTGGCGGGTGTCTCGGTTCCCCATGCGACGATTCGGGTTGTGGGAACCAAGCTGCAAGCCGAAGGCCCGCTCTTGGTGACGCATTGGGGGCTTTCTGGACCCAGCATTCTGCGGCTTTCGGCGTGGGGTGCACGCTTATTAAACGAAGCCCATTACCGCTTTACGATAGAAATCAACTTTACAGGTAAGGCCACCGAAAGCGAAGCCCTTTCGCTCTTTGAACAACAACGAACCTTGCACCCAAGAAAAAATATGGGGACAATCCCTCTTTGGGGCCTGCCTACCAGACTTTGGCAAAGCCTGACCGAGGCCGCCCAATGCGGGGTCATTCGGTGGGCGGATGTTTCCAAAAAGCACTTGCAACACCTGGCCCAACAATGTGTGAGGGCAACGTTCGAGGTGGCAGGAAAATCTACCAACAAAGACGAATTCGTAACGTGTGGCGGTGTGCGTTTATCCGAGGTGGACTTCCGAACCATGGAGAGCAAACGGTTCTCCGGGTTGTATTTTGCCGGAGAAGTCTTGGATGTGGATGCCTTAACAGGTGGCTTCAACTTTCAACATGCTTGGACATCGGGATACATCGCCGGAAGTGCCATGACATCACCGTCTTAG